The window AAGCTGATAAATTATGGTCAAACCCATACAAATCCTTTGTAGCATCAACAAGCAGTCACTAACATAAATTATTAGGTAGAGGTGTGAGCATGACTATCAAGCAATCAGTTACGCATAAAAAGTCAGTAGGTAGCTTATTATTATCTGCCTTAGGTGTTAGTGCCTTACTAACCATTAGCGGCTGTAGTGGTGGTGACAATACGGCCGCTACTGATGAGGCTGTCGATAGCACTGCTCCTGTTACTGAAGTTGAGACTGCAGTCGTCGAAGAAGGAATGCCTGAAGCCGACCCAGTTGAAGAAATGGAACCTGTCGATGAGACTTCCGTACCTACCGAAACACCTGCTGATACTGTAGAAGTAGTTAGTGCTGCTGAACCTGAAATATTAGCTGCCGATACGGGTGTCAAACTGTATGAAGCT of the Psychrobacter sp. LV10R520-6 genome contains:
- a CDS encoding c-type cytochrome; the protein is MTIKQSVTHKKSVGSLLLSALGVSALLTISGCSGGDNTAATDEAVDSTAPVTEVETAVVEEGMPEADPVEEMEPVDETSVPTETPADTVEVVSAAEPEILAADTGVKLYEAQCKVCHQNGLLNAPKYGDTAAWSTRITKDRETLYVHSAQGFNKMPAQVNDNVSEAQVHAAVDYMLAAVS